One Nocardia sp. BMG111209 DNA segment encodes these proteins:
- a CDS encoding helix-turn-helix transcriptional regulator, with the protein MTSGTKEGPAMSKQSGAVLTPLALAVLALLEERPMHPYEMYQLLLSRREEYFVKIRPGSLYHTVDRLAEQGLVRAEGTDRAGNRPERTTYRITKPGTAALRTRLTEILRKPIREYPIFPQALSEAHNLPKEEVIALLTERIRWLEMDVTELDALQEWATARRVPRRYWMVLEYLRAQTHTEATWLRRIVAELADGSLIWHEFGPDGSLIPHHTDDEGIGHDWGTEVTDDVLASLKRGGATPADQ; encoded by the coding sequence GTGACGAGCGGTACGAAGGAGGGGCCGGCGATGTCGAAGCAGTCGGGTGCGGTGCTGACGCCATTGGCGCTGGCGGTGCTCGCGCTGCTGGAAGAGCGTCCGATGCATCCCTACGAGATGTATCAACTGCTGCTCAGCCGCAGGGAGGAGTACTTCGTCAAGATCAGGCCCGGCTCGCTGTACCACACCGTGGACCGGCTGGCCGAGCAGGGACTGGTCCGGGCCGAGGGCACCGATCGGGCCGGTAACCGGCCGGAGCGTACGACCTATCGCATCACCAAGCCGGGCACCGCCGCGCTGCGTACCCGGCTGACGGAGATCCTCCGCAAACCGATCCGCGAATACCCGATCTTCCCGCAGGCCCTCTCGGAGGCGCACAACCTGCCCAAGGAAGAGGTCATCGCCCTGCTCACCGAGCGTATCCGCTGGCTGGAGATGGACGTCACCGAACTCGACGCCCTCCAGGAGTGGGCCACCGCCCGCCGGGTGCCGCGCCGGTACTGGATGGTGCTCGAATACCTGCGCGCGCAGACCCACACCGAGGCCACCTGGCTGCGGCGCATCGTGGCCGAACTGGCCGACGGCAGCCTGATCTGGCACGAGTTCGGCCCCGACGGCAGTTTGATACCCCACCACACCGACGACGAGGGCATCGGGCACGACTGGGGGACCGAGGTCACCGACGACGTGCTCGCCTCACTGAAGAGGGGCGGTGCCACTCCTGCCGACCAGTGA
- a CDS encoding molybdopterin-dependent oxidoreductase yields MAESGLRAACGVVSAGLALGIAELVALPIGTESTPLAALGSTVVDRTPDGVREQVIRLVGTDDKLLLFVLMGVVAFVVATVVGRVERVGRPIGSAVLAAFGVLAALAAVTRPAAAWTWALPTLLGVAAGILVLRMLIRRLEVGSPHPATEEEQGPAVRALPVLFGTAAATTALRRRIRPVPVGAGARVGGSPPPPDIAGMPGPEPDSEPTPESGVDRRTMVRGIVGIGILAVVTGVAGRLLGLKAHNVSGERAAVRLPAPNSVEPPVDPSADLRIPGLTPYVTANNDFYRIDTALLVPQVSTATWSLRIHGLVDREMRYSWSDLAARPVIERLVTLTCVSNPVGGDLIGNARWLGYSLADLIAEAGPHPDADMVLSRSIDGFTAGSPLATLLDGRDAMLAIGMNGEPLPVEHGYPARLVVPGLYGYVSATKWVTELEITRFDRAQAFWTQRGWAPRGPIKTGTRIDTPSDDGKVKHGRTVVAGVAWAQHRGIGRVEVQIDNGPWQPARLAAEPSIDTWRQWAFDWDAAAGKHLIRARATDGAGATQSGSYEDVLPDGAEGYPSIIVDVA; encoded by the coding sequence ATGGCCGAGTCTGGACTGCGGGCGGCGTGCGGTGTGGTGTCCGCGGGGCTGGCGCTGGGAATTGCCGAACTGGTGGCGTTGCCGATCGGGACCGAGAGCACGCCTCTGGCGGCACTGGGATCCACGGTCGTGGACCGGACGCCCGACGGCGTCCGGGAACAGGTGATCCGGCTGGTCGGCACCGACGACAAACTGCTGCTGTTCGTCCTCATGGGTGTGGTCGCCTTCGTCGTGGCGACGGTCGTCGGCCGGGTGGAACGGGTCGGGCGGCCGATCGGCAGCGCCGTACTGGCCGCGTTCGGCGTCCTCGCGGCGCTGGCGGCGGTGACCCGGCCGGCGGCGGCGTGGACCTGGGCGCTGCCCACACTGCTCGGTGTCGCGGCCGGAATTCTCGTGCTGCGCATGCTGATTCGGCGGCTGGAGGTCGGATCGCCGCATCCCGCAACGGAAGAGGAGCAGGGCCCGGCGGTTCGCGCACTACCGGTCCTGTTCGGCACCGCCGCGGCGACGACGGCGCTGCGCAGGCGGATCCGGCCCGTACCGGTCGGCGCGGGTGCCCGGGTGGGTGGCTCGCCGCCCCCGCCGGATATCGCCGGAATGCCTGGGCCCGAGCCGGATTCGGAACCGACGCCCGAATCCGGGGTCGATCGCCGGACCATGGTGCGCGGCATCGTGGGCATCGGGATCCTGGCCGTGGTGACGGGAGTCGCGGGCCGATTGCTCGGCCTGAAGGCGCACAACGTCTCCGGCGAGCGGGCCGCCGTGCGCCTGCCGGCGCCGAATTCCGTGGAGCCGCCGGTGGATCCGTCCGCGGATCTGCGAATCCCCGGGCTCACTCCGTATGTCACGGCCAACAACGACTTCTACCGGATCGATACCGCCCTGCTGGTGCCGCAGGTGAGCACCGCGACCTGGTCGCTGCGCATCCACGGCCTGGTCGATCGCGAGATGCGCTACAGCTGGTCGGATCTCGCGGCCCGGCCGGTGATCGAGCGGCTGGTGACCCTCACCTGTGTCTCGAATCCGGTCGGTGGCGATCTGATCGGCAACGCGCGCTGGCTGGGCTACAGTCTCGCCGATCTGATCGCCGAGGCCGGGCCGCATCCGGACGCCGATATGGTGCTCTCCCGCAGTATCGACGGCTTCACCGCGGGCAGCCCGCTGGCCACCCTGCTCGACGGCCGGGACGCGATGCTGGCCATCGGCATGAACGGTGAGCCGCTGCCGGTGGAGCACGGCTATCCGGCCCGGCTGGTCGTGCCGGGCCTGTACGGCTACGTCTCGGCCACCAAATGGGTCACCGAACTGGAGATCACCCGCTTCGATCGCGCCCAGGCGTTCTGGACCCAGCGCGGCTGGGCGCCGCGCGGGCCGATCAAGACCGGCACCCGCATCGACACCCCGAGCGACGACGGCAAGGTGAAGCACGGCCGGACCGTCGTCGCCGGGGTCGCGTGGGCGCAGCATCGCGGGATCGGCCGCGTCGAGGTGCAGATCGACAACGGCCCGTGGCAGCCCGCGCGGCTGGCCGCCGAACCATCGATCGACACGTGGCGGCAGTGGGCCTTCGACTGGGACGCCGCCGCCGGTAAACACCTCATCCGGGCCCGGGCCACCGACGGGGCGGGTGCCACCCAGTCCGGCTCGTACGAGGACGTGCTCCCGGACGGGGCCGAGGGCTATCCGTCGATCATCGTCGACGTGGCCTGA
- a CDS encoding S1C family serine protease: MIVYPNSTSWPGQPARPYGPPPSRPPRHGLSFTAVAALVAVLAVVIGLVGTRLLSPNGGSPGHPVAQSPGGYGQPVSSHLSPADLNDAANSVIPSIAIVNTQLGLQNGQGAGTGIVLTSTGDILTNNHVVEGATKISVTDLGNGRTYPGTVVGYDRQEDVAVVHLSGASGLTTAPLGDSNLVAVGDNVVGVGNAGGTGSPTAASGRVTALNRSITASDDASGSSEQLTGLIQIAANIQPGDSGGPLVNSVGQVIGMDTAASQGFRMGSGGGVGFAIPIDQALTIAKQIQTGQASELVHIGASAFLGVSVSDANNGGGALIRNLVSGGPAEDAGLASGDVITGVDGRAVGSATGLTNTMDLHHPGDTVSLSWVDQSGSNQSARVKLATGPVG; encoded by the coding sequence ATGATCGTGTACCCGAATTCGACCAGCTGGCCGGGGCAACCGGCACGACCGTACGGACCCCCGCCCAGCCGCCCGCCGCGGCACGGGTTGTCCTTCACCGCGGTCGCCGCGCTCGTGGCCGTCCTGGCCGTCGTGATCGGCCTGGTAGGGACACGATTGCTGTCGCCGAACGGCGGGTCCCCGGGCCATCCGGTCGCACAGTCCCCCGGCGGATACGGCCAGCCGGTGAGCTCGCATCTCTCGCCTGCCGACCTCAACGACGCCGCGAATTCGGTCATACCGAGTATCGCGATCGTGAACACCCAACTCGGGCTGCAGAACGGCCAAGGCGCCGGAACCGGGATCGTCCTCACCTCCACCGGCGACATTCTCACCAACAACCACGTGGTGGAGGGCGCCACGAAGATCTCCGTCACCGACCTCGGCAACGGCCGCACCTACCCCGGCACCGTCGTCGGCTACGACCGCCAGGAGGATGTCGCGGTCGTGCACCTGTCCGGCGCCTCGGGACTGACCACCGCGCCGCTCGGTGATTCCAACCTGGTCGCGGTGGGCGACAACGTGGTCGGCGTCGGCAACGCCGGCGGCACCGGCAGCCCGACGGCCGCCAGCGGCCGGGTCACCGCGCTGAACCGCTCCATCACCGCCAGCGACGACGCGTCCGGCAGTTCCGAGCAGCTCACCGGCCTGATCCAGATCGCGGCGAATATCCAGCCCGGCGATTCCGGTGGCCCGCTGGTGAATTCGGTCGGACAGGTGATCGGCATGGATACCGCTGCCTCCCAGGGCTTCCGGATGGGCAGCGGCGGCGGCGTGGGCTTCGCCATCCCGATCGACCAGGCGCTCACCATCGCGAAGCAGATCCAGACCGGCCAGGCCTCCGAGCTGGTGCACATCGGTGCGTCGGCATTCCTCGGCGTCTCGGTCAGCGATGCCAACAACGGTGGCGGCGCGCTGATCCGCAACCTGGTCAGCGGCGGTCCGGCGGAGGACGCGGGCCTCGCCTCCGGTGATGTGATCACCGGGGTGGACGGCCGCGCGGTCGGCTCCGCGACCGGCCTGACCAACACCATGGACCTGCACCACCCGGGCGATACGGTCTCGCTGAGCTGGGTCGACCAGTCCGGCAGCAACCAGTCCGCGCGGGTGAAGCTGGCGACCGGACCGGTCGGATAG
- the ptsP gene encoding phosphoenolpyruvate--protein phosphotransferase produces the protein MIGVVVSHSRALGRAAVALASEMVPGSGIRIEIAAGLDEQTFGTDAVAVAEAIGAADTGDGVLVLMDLGSAVLSAELALELLETPHEVRLCAAPIVEGLVAAAVAAAGGADLAEAAAEAEHSLLAKSTQLSPASPDRGDENTSETALPAAGVREVPSEVREPAAVRAGEVVAQRERAVGGAEVRGVFVVTNPHGLHARPAARLVAEVRTLDAIVDLRNLTTGAGPVPGRSLSRVAALGALSGHWIEVVATGPEAEAAVYRLRELAERRFDEGADVAVSGMGEPIAAATATSHSSRPAGASPAISHGSPPAGAVATVSAGGMGDRSEGGRAVLAVPGSTGEQVAESISADRSAGSAGGGFDRVSRGPLPASGGIAIGPVWHAGVGEFVLPAKPEGSPEAEWERLVVAIAAVRRRIEAIVAQTGPAEAAIFRAHLLLLDDDELVGVARQRIGAGAHAASAWSIESSRAAADLARLPDDYQRARAADLVAVRDQVLGELLGSSTEIVSRPGILVAVELTPAQVAALDRSLVTGMVLTQGSPTAHSAILARSRGIPAVVAAGSDLLTVPEGTTVAFDGGNGQLVVDPGPAMLAEFAARAAGQRARQRAAEAAANRPAVTIDGVTVEVAGNVGSLVDAVEAVAHGADSAGLVRTEFLFLDRDHAPTVAEQEQVYREIAKAFDGRRIVLRTLDAGGDKPLPYLARPPEANPFLGVRGIRLAAGHADLLRDQLQAMAAVAADHPVRVMFPMVSTVDEVRAARAIVKEVAPQDLRIEVGIMVEVPATAAKAAAFAGHVDFFCIGTNDLTQYALAAERGNDALAALADPLDPGVLRLIDLVCRGAGGLPVAVCGEIASDPVAVPVLLGLGVTELSVAVPMIALVKAVIRELDLAHCRALSIAALGAESAAAVRAMVTGGS, from the coding sequence GTGATAGGCGTCGTCGTCTCGCACAGCCGCGCCCTGGGACGCGCGGCCGTGGCACTGGCGTCGGAGATGGTGCCCGGCAGCGGGATTCGCATCGAGATCGCGGCCGGATTGGACGAGCAGACGTTCGGCACCGATGCCGTCGCGGTGGCGGAAGCGATCGGCGCGGCCGACACCGGCGACGGTGTGTTGGTGCTGATGGACCTGGGCAGCGCGGTGTTGTCGGCCGAACTCGCTCTCGAGCTGCTGGAGACGCCGCACGAGGTGCGGTTGTGCGCCGCGCCGATCGTCGAGGGGCTGGTCGCGGCCGCTGTCGCGGCGGCCGGCGGCGCGGATCTGGCGGAGGCGGCCGCCGAGGCGGAGCACTCGCTGCTGGCCAAATCTACTCAGCTGAGTCCGGCCTCGCCTGATCGAGGTGACGAAAACACAAGCGAGACAGCCCTTCCGGCGGCGGGGGTGCGGGAGGTTCCGTCGGAGGTTCGGGAGCCTGCGGCGGTGAGGGCGGGGGAAGTTGTTGCGCAGAGGGAGCGGGCGGTTGGGGGTGCGGAGGTGCGGGGCGTTTTCGTGGTTACCAATCCGCACGGGTTGCATGCGCGGCCTGCGGCGCGCTTGGTCGCCGAAGTGCGCACGTTGGACGCCATCGTCGACCTGCGCAATCTCACCACCGGTGCCGGTCCGGTACCGGGACGGAGTCTCAGCCGGGTGGCCGCTCTCGGTGCGCTGTCCGGCCACTGGATCGAGGTGGTCGCGACCGGGCCCGAGGCCGAGGCGGCTGTGTATCGGTTACGGGAGTTGGCGGAACGGCGCTTCGATGAGGGGGCGGACGTCGCGGTATCCGGGATGGGGGAACCGATCGCTGCCGCTACGGCAACCTCGCATTCGAGTCGACCGGCCGGTGCCTCCCCGGCGATCTCGCATGGGAGTCCACCGGCCGGTGCGGTTGCGACGGTATCGGCCGGTGGCATGGGTGATCGATCCGAAGGCGGGCGTGCAGTGCTTGCGGTGCCCGGTTCCACCGGAGAGCAAGTGGCGGAGAGTATTTCGGCCGATCGGAGCGCCGGGTCGGCCGGGGGTGGCTTCGACAGAGTGAGCAGGGGTCCGTTGCCGGCCTCGGGTGGGATCGCGATCGGGCCGGTGTGGCATGCCGGGGTGGGGGAGTTCGTGCTGCCGGCGAAACCCGAGGGGTCGCCGGAGGCCGAGTGGGAGCGGCTGGTGGTGGCGATTGCCGCGGTGCGCAGGCGAATCGAGGCCATCGTGGCGCAGACGGGGCCGGCGGAGGCGGCGATCTTCCGGGCCCACCTGTTACTGCTGGACGACGATGAACTGGTCGGGGTGGCGCGGCAGCGGATCGGGGCGGGTGCGCACGCGGCGTCGGCGTGGTCGATCGAATCGAGCCGGGCGGCAGCGGATCTGGCGCGTTTGCCCGACGACTATCAGCGTGCGCGGGCCGCGGATCTGGTGGCCGTGCGCGATCAGGTGCTCGGTGAACTGCTCGGTAGCAGTACCGAGATCGTCAGCCGTCCGGGCATTCTCGTGGCCGTTGAGCTCACACCCGCACAGGTTGCCGCGCTGGATCGGTCGCTGGTGACCGGAATGGTGCTGACGCAGGGGAGTCCGACCGCGCACAGTGCGATCCTGGCCCGCTCCAGAGGTATTCCGGCGGTGGTGGCGGCCGGATCGGATCTGCTGACGGTGCCGGAGGGCACCACCGTGGCGTTCGACGGCGGCAACGGGCAGTTGGTCGTCGATCCGGGGCCCGCGATGCTGGCCGAATTCGCCGCGCGCGCAGCGGGACAGCGCGCGCGGCAGCGGGCCGCCGAGGCGGCGGCGAACCGGCCCGCCGTCACCATCGACGGGGTGACCGTCGAGGTCGCGGGCAATGTGGGCAGCCTCGTGGATGCGGTCGAGGCGGTCGCGCACGGCGCCGATTCGGCGGGACTGGTCCGCACCGAATTCCTGTTCCTGGACCGGGATCACGCGCCGACGGTCGCGGAACAGGAGCAGGTGTACCGGGAGATCGCGAAGGCGTTCGACGGTCGCCGAATCGTGTTGCGCACCTTGGATGCCGGGGGTGACAAGCCGCTGCCGTACCTCGCGCGGCCGCCGGAGGCGAATCCGTTCCTCGGGGTACGTGGCATCCGGCTGGCGGCGGGCCACGCGGATCTGCTGCGCGATCAGTTGCAGGCGATGGCCGCCGTCGCCGCCGATCACCCGGTGCGCGTGATGTTCCCGATGGTGAGCACCGTGGACGAGGTGCGCGCGGCGCGAGCGATAGTGAAAGAGGTTGCGCCGCAGGATCTTCGGATCGAGGTGGGGATCATGGTGGAGGTGCCCGCCACCGCGGCCAAGGCGGCCGCGTTCGCCGGGCACGTCGATTTCTTCTGCATCGGCACCAACGATCTCACCCAGTACGCGCTGGCCGCCGAGCGCGGCAACGACGCCCTCGCCGCTCTCGCGGATCCGCTGGATCCCGGGGTGCTGCGCCTGATCGACCTGGTGTGCCGGGGTGCGGGCGGGCTCCCGGTGGCCGTGTGCGGCGAGATCGCCTCGGATCCGGTGGCGGTTCCGGTGCTGCTCGGGCTGGGTGTCACCGAGTTGAGCGTGGCGGTGCCCATGATCGCACTGGTCAAAGCCGTAATTCGGGAGCTGGATCTGGCGCATTGCCGGGCCCTGTCCATTGCGGCACTCGGCGCCGAGTCGGCAGCGGCGGTCCGTGCGATGGTCACCGGTGGTTCCTGA
- the dhaL gene encoding dihydroxyacetone kinase subunit DhaL — MVTEANSALDPIAWLREFAALIDENADRLTALDAAIGDADHGSNMRRGTAAVTAAFTDTPPATAAEALKQAGMVLIRSVGGASGPLYGTFFLRAAAAVPGEKALDATVFAEAFRAGLAGVAARGKAEPGDKTMLDALTPAADALTESLAAGATLPAALDAALAAAESGRDATIPLQARKGRASYLGERSVGHQDPGATSATLLLRAARQALG, encoded by the coding sequence GTGGTGACAGAAGCGAACTCGGCGCTCGACCCGATCGCCTGGCTACGCGAATTCGCCGCACTGATCGACGAGAACGCCGATCGCCTCACCGCACTCGACGCCGCCATCGGCGACGCCGACCACGGCAGCAATATGCGTCGCGGCACCGCCGCCGTCACCGCGGCTTTCACCGACACACCCCCGGCGACCGCCGCCGAGGCGCTGAAACAGGCGGGCATGGTGCTGATCCGCTCGGTCGGCGGCGCGAGCGGACCCCTGTACGGCACCTTCTTCCTACGCGCCGCCGCCGCTGTCCCCGGCGAAAAAGCCCTGGACGCAACAGTTTTCGCCGAGGCCTTCCGCGCCGGCCTGGCCGGTGTCGCCGCCCGAGGCAAGGCCGAACCCGGCGACAAGACCATGCTCGACGCCCTGACCCCCGCCGCCGACGCCCTCACCGAATCCCTCGCCGCCGGCGCCACCCTGCCCGCCGCCCTGGACGCGGCACTGGCCGCCGCCGAATCCGGCCGCGACGCCACGATCCCACTACAAGCCCGCAAGGGCCGCGCCTCATACCTCGGCGAACGCAGCGTGGGCCACCAGGATCCAGGCGCCACCAGCGCAACCCTCCTCCTCCGCGCCGCCCGGCAGGCACTCGGATGA
- the dhaK gene encoding dihydroxyacetone kinase subunit DhaK, giving the protein MKKLINDPADVVVEALAGMAAAHPELRIDARNRLILRGDAPVPGKVGLVSGGGSGHEPLHGGFVGLGMLDAACAGEVFTSPVPDQILAATTAVDAGAGVLHIVKNYTGDVMNFEMAAELAAAETGTEIAAVVIDDDVAVRDSLYTAGRRGVGGTVVLEKIAGAAAEQGRPLTAVADLARTVNARSRSMGMALTSCTVPAAGKPTFELGETEMEIGIGIHGEPGRRRVPLAPAREVAALLVEPILSDLPFDRGDRVICFVNGMGGTPLLELYVMYHEVARILHGHGVQIARSLVGPYITSLDMAGCSVTLTRVDDELLDLWDAPVRTPALRWGV; this is encoded by the coding sequence ATGAAGAAATTGATCAACGACCCCGCCGACGTGGTGGTGGAGGCGCTGGCCGGGATGGCCGCCGCACATCCGGAGTTGCGGATCGATGCGCGGAACCGGCTGATCCTGCGCGGCGACGCACCGGTGCCGGGGAAGGTCGGCCTGGTGTCCGGCGGCGGCTCCGGCCACGAACCGTTGCACGGCGGCTTCGTCGGCCTCGGCATGCTCGACGCCGCTTGTGCCGGTGAGGTTTTCACCTCCCCGGTCCCGGATCAGATCCTCGCCGCCACCACCGCCGTGGATGCCGGTGCGGGCGTACTGCACATCGTGAAGAACTACACCGGCGACGTGATGAACTTCGAGATGGCCGCCGAACTGGCCGCCGCCGAGACCGGCACCGAGATCGCCGCGGTCGTGATCGACGACGATGTCGCCGTCCGGGACAGTCTGTACACGGCCGGTCGCCGCGGGGTCGGCGGCACGGTCGTGCTGGAGAAGATCGCCGGGGCCGCCGCCGAACAGGGCCGCCCGCTGACCGCGGTCGCCGACCTCGCCCGCACCGTGAACGCCCGATCGCGCAGCATGGGTATGGCGCTCACCTCGTGCACCGTGCCCGCCGCCGGCAAACCCACCTTCGAACTCGGCGAGACCGAGATGGAGATCGGCATCGGCATCCACGGCGAGCCCGGCCGTCGCCGGGTACCGCTGGCGCCCGCCCGCGAGGTCGCCGCGCTGCTGGTCGAGCCCATCCTGTCGGATCTGCCCTTCGACCGCGGCGACCGCGTGATCTGCTTCGTCAACGGTATGGGTGGTACCCCCTTGCTGGAGCTGTACGTGATGTACCACGAGGTGGCGCGGATCCTGCACGGTCACGGTGTGCAGATCGCCCGCTCCCTCGTCGGCCCGTACATCACGTCGCTGGACATGGCCGGCTGCTCGGTCACCCTGACCCGGGTGGACGACGAACTACTGGACCTGTGGGACGCGCCGGTACGAACACCGGCCCTGCGCTGGGGAGTGTGA
- a CDS encoding long-chain fatty acid--CoA ligase, translating to MREFEVPATYAIPEDANMADGAFRHAERTPGLVVFNTPDGSGGWNDITAAEFAASVTAVAKGLIATGVELGDRVAILASTRYEWVVLDFAIWAAGGCTVAIFDSSSAEQARWILSDSATRLLVVEKPKHRATIAEIEAGLPELKETLEFDAGALDELIARGSELDDRVVHERRALVTDASPATLIYTSGTTGRPKGVMLTHANLYAESAADRAAMPEFLKPGNKSLLFLPLAHVFARAVALAAFDAGVTVAHTADWSTLVEQFGQYRPDFILSVPRVFEKVFNGARQKAYDGGKGKIFDVAADTAIAYSEAQQAGGAGLLLKLKHALFDRLVYGQLRAAMGGRCRSAVSGGGPLGARLGHFFRGVGVTIYEGYGLTESTAAVSVNTPEYIRVGSVGRPLPGHGAKIAEDGELLIRGPVIFAGYWRNPEASADAFTDGWFRTGDLGALDDRGFITITGRKKEIIVTAGGKNVSPAMLEDSLRANPLIGQVMVVGDGKPFVGALVTLDPEALPGWKQRHNLPADLPIDKLIELPDLVAEVDSAVADTNKLVSHAEAIKKIRILPVDWTEESGELTPKMSLKRNVVMQKFAADVDAIYN from the coding sequence ATGCGAGAATTCGAGGTTCCGGCGACATATGCCATCCCCGAGGATGCCAACATGGCCGACGGGGCCTTCCGGCATGCCGAGCGCACACCCGGCCTGGTCGTGTTCAACACGCCCGACGGCTCGGGCGGCTGGAACGACATCACCGCCGCCGAATTCGCCGCCTCGGTGACCGCCGTGGCCAAGGGCCTCATCGCCACCGGTGTCGAACTCGGCGATCGCGTCGCCATCCTGGCCTCCACCCGGTACGAGTGGGTCGTCCTCGACTTCGCCATCTGGGCCGCGGGCGGCTGTACCGTCGCCATCTTCGACAGCTCCTCGGCCGAACAGGCCCGCTGGATCCTGTCCGACTCCGCCACCCGCCTGCTGGTCGTCGAGAAGCCGAAGCATCGCGCCACCATCGCCGAGATCGAGGCCGGTCTGCCGGAGCTGAAGGAGACGCTGGAGTTCGACGCCGGCGCCCTCGACGAGCTGATCGCCCGCGGCAGCGAACTCGACGACCGCGTCGTGCACGAGCGCCGCGCCCTGGTGACGGACGCCTCGCCGGCCACGCTGATCTACACCTCCGGCACCACCGGCCGGCCCAAGGGCGTCATGCTCACGCACGCCAACCTGTACGCCGAATCCGCCGCCGACCGCGCCGCGATGCCGGAATTCCTGAAGCCGGGCAACAAGTCGCTGCTGTTTCTGCCGCTGGCTCACGTATTCGCGCGCGCGGTAGCGCTGGCCGCCTTCGACGCCGGGGTCACCGTCGCGCACACCGCCGACTGGTCCACCCTGGTCGAGCAGTTCGGTCAGTACCGGCCGGACTTCATCCTGTCGGTCCCGCGTGTCTTCGAGAAGGTGTTCAACGGCGCCCGACAGAAGGCCTACGACGGCGGCAAGGGCAAGATCTTCGACGTGGCCGCCGACACCGCCATCGCCTACAGCGAGGCGCAGCAAGCCGGCGGCGCAGGCCTGCTGCTGAAGCTCAAGCACGCGCTGTTCGACCGGCTGGTCTACGGCCAGCTGCGGGCCGCGATGGGTGGCCGTTGCCGATCGGCGGTCTCCGGCGGCGGTCCGCTGGGTGCGCGGCTGGGCCATTTCTTCCGCGGCGTGGGCGTCACCATCTACGAGGGCTACGGCCTCACCGAATCCACTGCGGCCGTCTCCGTGAACACGCCGGAGTACATCCGGGTCGGTTCCGTCGGCCGGCCGCTGCCCGGCCACGGCGCCAAGATCGCCGAGGACGGCGAGCTGCTCATCCGCGGCCCGGTGATCTTCGCCGGGTACTGGCGCAATCCCGAGGCCTCCGCCGACGCGTTCACCGACGGCTGGTTCCGGACCGGCGACCTGGGCGCGCTCGACGACCGCGGGTTCATCACCATCACCGGCCGGAAGAAGGAGATCATCGTCACCGCCGGTGGTAAGAACGTGTCCCCGGCCATGCTGGAGGATTCGCTGCGCGCCAACCCGCTGATCGGCCAGGTGATGGTCGTCGGCGACGGCAAGCCGTTCGTCGGCGCCCTGGTCACCCTCGATCCCGAGGCCCTGCCCGGCTGGAAGCAGCGCCACAATCTGCCCGCCGACCTGCCGATCGACAAGCTCATCGAGCTGCCCGACCTGGTCGCCGAGGTCGACTCGGCGGTGGCCGATACGAACAAACTCGTCTCGCACGCCGAGGCGATCAAGAAGATCCGCATCCTCCCGGTCGACTGGACCGAGGAGAGCGGCGAGCTCACCCCGAAGATGTCGCTGAAACGCAACGTGGTGATGCAGAAGTTCGCCGCCGACGTGGACGCCATCTACAACTGA
- a CDS encoding alpha/beta hydrolase fold domain-containing protein — translation MVNVPAFQDFSLPLPVARAILHPFFRFTMHPRVPWRVQRTLLDAGSVLQQSPPGTRRQRLRLGGRPAERITGDRPAVDAGAVLYLHGGGYTIGSPATHRSLAAHLARDLRRPVYLPDYRLAPEHPYPAALDDAEAAFLELLGTGLAPENLVVAGDSAGGGLALALAERLRDVHGIGPAALGLIAPWSDPNEKPGRPRDLVINSAWSHAAAEAYRGGGNGLDPGYAPLLGRLDGLPPCYVQVDAGELLYGQCTRLVAGLRAAGVPVQFSVTRGLWHVAQLQAALVAPAAAELRAMSDFLGRALEPAAA, via the coding sequence GTGGTGAACGTGCCCGCATTCCAGGACTTCTCGCTGCCGCTGCCGGTCGCCCGCGCGATCCTGCACCCGTTCTTCCGATTCACCATGCATCCCCGGGTGCCGTGGCGGGTGCAGCGCACGCTGCTCGACGCCGGATCGGTGCTGCAACAGTCGCCGCCGGGCACCCGGCGGCAGCGGTTGCGGCTGGGTGGCCGCCCCGCCGAACGGATCACCGGCGACCGGCCGGCCGTCGACGCCGGCGCGGTGCTGTATCTGCACGGTGGCGGCTACACCATCGGCTCGCCGGCCACCCATCGCAGCCTGGCCGCGCATCTGGCCCGGGATCTGCGCCGACCGGTGTACCTGCCGGACTACCGGCTGGCGCCGGAACATCCGTACCCGGCCGCGCTCGACGACGCCGAGGCGGCGTTCCTGGAACTGCTCGGCACCGGACTCGCGCCGGAAAACCTGGTGGTGGCCGGTGATTCGGCCGGTGGCGGGCTGGCGCTGGCGCTGGCCGAGCGCCTGCGCGATGTGCACGGGATCGGGCCCGCCGCACTGGGTCTGATCGCGCCCTGGTCCGATCCGAACGAAAAGCCCGGCCGCCCACGGGATCTGGTGATCAACTCGGCCTGGTCGCACGCCGCGGCCGAGGCGTACCGGGGCGGCGGTAACGGACTGGATCCGGGCTACGCGCCGCTGCTGGGCCGCCTGGACGGCCTGCCGCCGTGCTACGTACAGGTCGATGCCGGGGAGTTGTTGTACGGGCAGTGCACGCGGCTGGTGGCGGGCCTGCGCGCGGCCGGCGTGCCGGTGCAGTTCTCGGTGACCCGGGGGCTCTGGCACGTCGCCCAGTTGCAGGCGGCGCTGGTGGCCCCCGCGGCCGCCGAACTGCGCGCGATGAGCGATTTCCTGGGCCGGGCGCTGGAGCCGGCCGCGGCGTGA